One segment of Fimbriimonadales bacterium DNA contains the following:
- a CDS encoding glycosyltransferase family 4 protein yields the protein MKILHVNKFLYRRGGAEAYMDDVASLQKQGGHEVEFFGMQHPQNEPRTYEKLFPSYIEFNPLPHSPLAKIKAFGRMFWSRSAAKGMEKVIEDFKPDIVHLHNIYHQLSPSILKPIAAKKIPAVMTLHDYKLACPTYQFFTHGKVCEACMGRKFYWATLKRCKDGSFFSSAAAMLELSFHTFFGAYQPIKLFLCPSHFLASKMKEARVFPDRLRVLNNFVDAREIRPKEIPGGNVIYAGRLSYEKGIDTLIEAFATINENIQLEIAGDGPERERLERLAQAKAPGRIIFHGRLGKSELLDFVRNALVAVLPARWQENQPISVLEAFACGVPVISSNLGGLPELVESGVTGETVPANNPEALAEAIRKIIHNPNTAFEMGKRARERVLQEFSPEVHLKKLHAFYDEAMRCAHS from the coding sequence ATGAAAATTCTACACGTCAATAAGTTCCTCTATCGAAGAGGCGGCGCAGAGGCGTATATGGACGATGTCGCATCTCTGCAAAAGCAGGGGGGGCATGAAGTGGAATTTTTCGGAATGCAGCATCCGCAAAACGAACCTCGCACGTATGAAAAGCTTTTTCCGTCCTACATCGAATTCAATCCGCTTCCTCATTCACCGCTTGCAAAAATAAAAGCGTTTGGAAGGATGTTCTGGTCACGCTCTGCGGCGAAAGGAATGGAAAAAGTGATTGAAGATTTCAAACCGGATATCGTCCATTTGCATAATATCTATCACCAACTTTCCCCGTCGATACTGAAACCGATTGCGGCAAAGAAAATTCCGGCAGTGATGACGCTTCACGATTACAAATTAGCATGCCCCACCTATCAGTTTTTCACGCACGGTAAGGTTTGCGAAGCATGCATGGGACGCAAATTTTATTGGGCGACACTGAAACGGTGCAAGGATGGTTCTTTTTTCAGCAGCGCAGCAGCAATGTTGGAATTGAGTTTTCACACTTTCTTCGGCGCCTATCAACCGATAAAATTATTTCTCTGCCCGAGTCACTTTTTGGCATCGAAGATGAAGGAAGCACGAGTTTTTCCGGATAGGCTGCGTGTTTTGAACAATTTCGTAGATGCAAGAGAAATCCGCCCCAAAGAAATACCGGGGGGGAACGTAATCTATGCTGGGCGTTTGTCTTATGAAAAGGGGATCGATACGCTCATCGAAGCGTTTGCCACGATAAACGAAAATATACAATTGGAAATCGCAGGAGATGGCCCAGAAAGAGAACGGCTCGAGCGACTCGCTCAGGCGAAAGCGCCTGGCAGAATAATTTTTCATGGAAGATTAGGAAAATCAGAACTTCTGGATTTCGTTCGCAACGCCCTCGTGGCAGTTTTGCCCGCACGATGGCAGGAAAATCAGCCGATTTCCGTGTTGGAAGCCTTCGCATGCGGCGTTCCTGTAATCAGCAGTAATTTGGGGGGGCTGCCGGAATTAGTGGAATCGGGCGTTACGGGGGAAACCGTCCCTGCGAACAATCCCGAGGCTTTGGCGGAAGCAATCCGAAAAATTATCCATAATCCGAATACGGCTTTCGAAATGGGAAAAAGAGCGAGAGAAAGAGTTCTGCAAGAATTTTCTCCAGAAGTCCATCTGAAAAAATTACACGCCTTTTACGACGAAGCAATGAGGTGCGCACATTCATGA
- the mtaB gene encoding tRNA (N(6)-L-threonylcarbamoyladenosine(37)-C(2))-methylthiotransferase MtaB: MPTVAFTTLGCKVNQYETQRILDSFERVGYTVVPFTEVADVYVINTCSVTGQAESKSRQTVRRAARQNPNAKVIVTGCAAQMALNKKQFFDAAHILVPNPQKLDTAKIFFEQFPEYKPASTNTQTKARPFGGRVRATIKIQDGCSVYCSYCSIPYTRPVMASRPYREILEEARDYGRRGFKEIVLTGVLIGSYGPETGSGGPNFEDLLEMLQDLDEVAQIRISSIETTQVSERLINIMKTPGTKVVPHLHIPLQSGSTKLLREMNRPYTQEYYLELCKKLYSEIQDLAISTDIMVGFPTESEEDFEGTLKVCETVRYMRVHVFRFSPRPGTPADVYNDPISPEVKMERSKRVMELSHQTASEFVERYLGREVDVLVEGKAKPEGLLHGLTRNYIEVEFAGSTSLTGTFARVRLTSRNGSGALGELVEASAPRRNLFPLATMNDEFR, from the coding sequence ATGCCTACAGTGGCTTTTACAACTTTGGGCTGTAAAGTTAATCAATACGAGACCCAGCGAATTTTAGACTCTTTCGAAAGGGTTGGGTATACCGTCGTGCCGTTCACGGAAGTGGCGGATGTGTATGTTATCAATACATGCAGCGTGACCGGGCAGGCAGAGAGCAAGAGCAGACAAACCGTGAGGAGAGCCGCAAGACAAAACCCGAATGCAAAAGTGATTGTAACGGGTTGCGCTGCGCAAATGGCGCTCAACAAAAAACAATTTTTCGATGCGGCTCATATTCTCGTGCCTAATCCCCAAAAATTAGACACTGCGAAAATCTTTTTCGAACAGTTTCCTGAATATAAACCTGCGTCTACGAATACACAAACCAAAGCACGACCGTTCGGGGGGCGAGTACGTGCAACTATAAAAATTCAAGATGGATGCAGTGTGTATTGTAGTTATTGCAGTATTCCTTACACGCGTCCGGTGATGGCGAGTCGTCCCTATCGAGAGATATTGGAAGAGGCACGTGATTACGGGCGAAGAGGTTTCAAAGAAATCGTGTTAACCGGTGTACTCATCGGTTCATATGGTCCGGAAACAGGGAGCGGTGGACCGAATTTCGAAGACCTCCTCGAAATGTTGCAGGATTTAGATGAGGTTGCGCAAATTCGAATTTCGAGCATCGAGACCACGCAAGTTAGCGAACGTTTAATCAACATCATGAAAACACCGGGAACGAAAGTCGTTCCTCATTTGCATATTCCTTTACAATCAGGGAGCACGAAATTGCTTCGTGAAATGAATCGTCCTTATACACAAGAATACTATTTAGAACTTTGCAAGAAGTTATATTCCGAGATTCAGGATTTGGCGATTTCGACAGATATCATGGTTGGGTTTCCGACAGAAAGCGAAGAGGACTTCGAGGGAACCCTCAAGGTATGTGAGACAGTCCGATATATGCGGGTGCATGTATTTCGTTTTAGTCCGCGTCCTGGAACACCTGCAGATGTTTATAATGATCCGATTTCTCCGGAAGTAAAGATGGAACGCAGTAAAAGAGTGATGGAACTCTCTCATCAAACCGCGTCTGAATTCGTAGAGCGATATTTAGGACGAGAAGTCGATGTTCTTGTCGAAGGCAAGGCGAAACCCGAAGGACTTTTGCATGGGCTGACTCGAAACTATATCGAGGTCGAGTTCGCAGGTTCGACGTCGTTGACGGGAACGTTTGCACGCGTTCGTCTTACTTCACGGAACGGTTCGGGAGCGTTGGGAGAACTGGTCGAAGCGAGTGCGCCTCGCCGCAATCTTTTCCCACTCGCTACTATGAACGATGAGTTTCGATAG
- a CDS encoding glycosyltransferase family 4 protein: MMRRPLKIGIIGSRGVPATFGGVERHVEEVGARLAERGHTVVVFCRSNYVEKGLKEYRGMKLCRLPTVGTKRLDALVHSGISTFAAIFQRGYDILHYHAIGPSIWTPFPKVLSRAGIVQTIHGLDHLRAKWNRFEKTALKFSAWVSAKVVDEIVTVAQYLADHYEKTYQRKAVYIPNGINPRPRLQPKEIAERYGLKGKDYILFVGRLVPEKAPDLLVRAFRHLDGDLRLVIAGGSSFTDDYVKNLHELASKDSRVIMAGYVYGDLLDELYTNAAFFVLPSSLEGLPITLLEAASYGVPIIASDIEPHEEVLKTSAPGRRLVKTGSEESLLTTMQAAICNLAEEQRGAELLRKEILDHYSWDKTVDALENCYYELLAKKKRMR, encoded by the coding sequence ATGATGCGCCGCCCATTGAAAATAGGAATCATCGGCTCGAGAGGAGTTCCTGCAACTTTCGGGGGGGTCGAACGACATGTCGAAGAAGTCGGCGCAAGGCTCGCGGAACGAGGTCACACCGTAGTCGTATTTTGTCGCTCGAATTACGTGGAAAAGGGGTTGAAGGAATACAGGGGAATGAAACTGTGCCGCTTGCCCACCGTCGGAACAAAACGCTTGGATGCTCTCGTTCACAGCGGAATCTCGACGTTCGCGGCAATCTTTCAACGTGGATACGACATTCTGCATTATCATGCTATAGGTCCTTCGATATGGACTCCGTTCCCGAAAGTTCTAAGCCGCGCCGGTATAGTGCAAACGATTCACGGTCTCGACCATTTGCGAGCGAAGTGGAACCGATTCGAAAAGACTGCATTGAAATTTTCGGCTTGGGTCAGTGCGAAAGTCGTGGATGAAATCGTTACCGTCGCGCAATACCTCGCTGACCATTACGAAAAAACATATCAACGAAAAGCGGTTTACATCCCCAATGGAATCAACCCTCGACCTCGTTTACAGCCGAAAGAAATTGCGGAACGCTATGGGCTAAAAGGAAAAGATTACATTTTGTTCGTAGGAAGATTAGTTCCGGAAAAAGCTCCGGATTTGCTCGTTCGCGCTTTTCGTCATTTAGACGGAGATTTGCGCTTGGTCATTGCGGGGGGGTCGAGTTTTACCGATGACTACGTAAAAAATCTTCACGAACTTGCATCGAAAGACTCGCGAGTAATCATGGCAGGTTATGTCTATGGAGATTTGTTGGACGAACTCTATACGAACGCGGCGTTTTTCGTTTTGCCTTCGAGTCTAGAGGGTCTTCCGATTACTTTATTAGAAGCAGCATCCTACGGCGTGCCGATTATTGCGAGCGACATCGAGCCGCATGAAGAAGTATTGAAAACTTCTGCACCGGGAAGACGTCTCGTGAAAACAGGAAGTGAAGAGTCTTTGCTTACGACGATGCAAGCGGCGATTTGCAATTTAGCAGAGGAACAACGGGGCGCAGAATTGTTGCGGAAAGAAATTCTCGATCATTATTCGTGGGACAAAACGGTAGACGCCTTGGAAAATTGTTATTATGAACTTCTTGCAAAAAAGAAAAGGATGCGATAG
- the uvrB gene encoding excinuclease ABC subunit UvrB, whose amino-acid sequence MTNQHEKRQGETSEKKKTLFVIVPYRVHYLKMLLKREADFRLASEFRPQGDQPEAIGKLVDGITSGYRFQTLLGATGTGKTYTMASVIAAVKRPALVIAHNKTLAAQLCQEFRAFFPENAVQYFISYYDYYQPEAYVPTTDTYIEKDASINDEIDRLRHAATQAVLERRDVVVVASVSCIYGLGNPEEYRERVLVFERGQTVGRNDALRALVQMQFTRNDLVLNRGTFRVRGDVLEIQPKDEEITTRIEWFGDEIERIRLIDPLTQEVLDEPERVTIFPATHYVTPWSRLDEIIEQIKEELEARCAHFRSQGKLLEEQRLRQRTTFDIEMMREFGYCNGIENYSRYFDGREPGTPPYTLLDFLPSDTIIFIDESHQTIPQLHGMYNGDISRKQVLVDYGFRLPSALDNRPLKWNEFLQRIGQVVFVSATPGPFEREVSEQIVEQIIRPTFIVDPEVEVRPTKGQIDDLINEIRLRVERGERTLVTTLTKKMAEDLCSYLQDINIRVQYLHSEIHSLERPEILRDLRLGVYDVVVGVNLLREGLDLPEVSLVAILDADKEGFLRSETSLIQTIGRAARNVHGKVIMYADTITGSMRRALDETARRRKIQEEFNRRMNIAPKTVTKAVRETVRSYDFSAKESSVPYDGKKPRIGKDGSIPLEDVPLEIARLEHEMRALAKEMRFEEAAKVRDEIFELRRVAGLADAARSLIQKPKRAKDFKTKKIR is encoded by the coding sequence ATGACGAACCAACACGAGAAGCGGCAAGGTGAAACCTCCGAGAAGAAAAAAACGTTATTCGTAATCGTACCTTATAGAGTACATTATTTAAAAATGCTCCTAAAACGCGAAGCCGATTTCCGCCTTGCCTCCGAGTTTCGACCGCAAGGCGACCAGCCCGAAGCCATCGGGAAATTAGTCGATGGCATCACGTCGGGCTATCGCTTCCAGACGCTCTTAGGAGCGACAGGTACGGGAAAAACCTATACCATGGCGAGCGTAATCGCCGCTGTAAAGCGACCCGCACTCGTAATCGCGCACAACAAAACTCTCGCCGCACAACTTTGTCAAGAATTCCGCGCTTTTTTCCCGGAAAACGCTGTTCAATATTTCATTAGTTATTACGATTACTATCAACCCGAAGCATACGTTCCGACAACAGACACTTATATCGAAAAAGATGCGAGCATTAATGACGAAATAGACCGATTGCGTCACGCAGCGACGCAGGCTGTTTTGGAACGCAGAGATGTCGTAGTCGTTGCGAGTGTTTCGTGCATTTATGGATTGGGCAATCCCGAGGAATATCGTGAGCGCGTGCTCGTTTTCGAAAGAGGACAAACGGTGGGGAGAAACGATGCATTGCGCGCTTTGGTGCAAATGCAGTTCACGAGAAACGACTTGGTGTTGAATCGCGGGACTTTTCGAGTGCGAGGAGACGTGCTCGAAATTCAACCGAAAGACGAAGAAATCACCACGCGTATCGAATGGTTCGGAGACGAAATCGAGAGAATTCGACTGATAGACCCATTGACGCAAGAAGTGTTAGACGAACCGGAGCGGGTTACGATATTTCCGGCAACTCACTATGTAACGCCATGGAGTCGGTTGGACGAAATTATCGAACAAATTAAAGAGGAACTCGAAGCGAGATGCGCGCATTTTCGCTCTCAAGGGAAACTTCTCGAGGAACAAAGGCTTCGACAAAGAACGACCTTCGACATCGAAATGATGCGTGAATTCGGCTATTGCAACGGAATCGAAAATTATTCACGCTATTTCGATGGACGCGAGCCGGGTACCCCCCCTTATACTCTCCTCGATTTCTTGCCTTCCGATACTATTATTTTCATAGACGAAAGCCATCAAACCATTCCGCAACTTCACGGAATGTATAACGGAGATATTAGCCGAAAACAAGTTCTCGTAGATTATGGTTTTCGTCTTCCCAGCGCGTTGGATAACCGTCCTTTGAAATGGAACGAGTTTTTACAAAGAATCGGGCAAGTGGTCTTCGTAAGCGCAACTCCGGGACCCTTCGAACGCGAAGTCAGTGAGCAGATCGTCGAGCAAATCATTCGCCCCACCTTTATTGTCGACCCAGAAGTTGAGGTTCGACCGACCAAAGGACAAATAGACGATTTGATTAACGAAATCCGTTTGCGAGTAGAACGAGGCGAAAGAACTCTCGTAACGACGCTCACGAAGAAAATGGCGGAGGATTTGTGCTCGTATCTCCAGGATATCAATATACGAGTGCAGTATTTACACAGTGAAATTCACTCGCTCGAAAGACCGGAGATATTGCGTGATTTACGATTAGGTGTTTATGACGTCGTCGTCGGAGTAAACCTGCTTCGCGAAGGTTTGGATTTGCCGGAAGTTTCGCTCGTCGCCATTTTAGATGCGGATAAGGAAGGATTCCTGCGCTCAGAAACTTCGTTGATACAAACCATTGGACGCGCGGCGAGAAATGTGCATGGAAAGGTGATTATGTATGCAGACACGATAACGGGTTCGATGCGAAGAGCGCTCGATGAAACCGCACGCAGAAGAAAAATTCAAGAGGAATTCAATCGCCGAATGAACATAGCACCGAAAACCGTAACGAAAGCGGTGAGGGAAACGGTAAGGAGTTACGACTTTTCGGCAAAAGAAAGTTCGGTTCCTTATGACGGCAAAAAACCGAGAATTGGAAAAGACGGCTCGATACCTTTAGAAGACGTTCCTTTGGAAATCGCGCGACTCGAACATGAGATGCGAGCACTTGCCAAGGAAATGCGATTCGAAGAAGCGGCAAAGGTGCGAGACGAAATATTCGAATTGCGCAGAGTGGCAGGCTTAGCCGATGCGGCAAGGTCTTTGATACAAAAGCCGAAACGAGCTAAAGATTTTAAAACGAAAAAAATTCGATGA
- a CDS encoding amidohydrolase: MRILFKNGRWGFDGSSLSFLVENGHVVYRGDGIPITEREADKCIDLEGGFVLPGFVDCHCHILAAGLDLSRLNLSGTTKKEEVFEKLLEWSKKIRDDEWILAVHYDANRFEDGKDITAEELEKVLPGRAIVLRHSSGHACVVSKKALALAGIKDVTENPPGGTIVRNEKGEATGLLLENAMGLVYGVVPKPSVAEMKNAIRKAVTSMLSYGITCASDMTTGSVNISDELLAYQNVLEELPARARLYLDWDVIFDDFQREFFNQDQLRINDKLRINGVKLFADGAIGARTAAMSEPYTNGETGYLIYEQEELNEKVRRADEDGLQIAIHAIGDSAVDAVLNAYEKTKNPSTHRIEHAMVLSQKQIEKIKKMRTKLAMQPEFLLRFRNTYFKALGEERASKIKPIRSLLESGISVGFSSDRPIVSGDPWSGIEAATSRDGFAPEEKISLETALRAYTSGGAEVNGEMEYGGLEPGQYADFQVYERSPLEQPGQPKSVYISGERIYER, from the coding sequence ATGAGGATTCTTTTTAAAAACGGGAGGTGGGGATTCGATGGGTCTTCTTTATCTTTTCTCGTGGAAAACGGACATGTAGTGTATCGAGGCGATGGAATACCTATTACAGAACGAGAAGCGGATAAGTGCATAGATTTAGAGGGGGGGTTCGTTCTTCCTGGTTTCGTGGATTGTCATTGCCATATTTTGGCGGCGGGATTGGATTTATCGAGACTAAATCTTTCAGGCACGACGAAGAAAGAAGAAGTTTTCGAGAAACTCTTAGAATGGTCGAAGAAAATACGCGATGACGAATGGATTTTAGCGGTGCATTACGATGCGAATCGTTTCGAGGACGGAAAAGATATTACGGCAGAGGAATTAGAAAAAGTTTTACCGGGTCGAGCCATCGTTCTTCGCCATAGCAGCGGCCATGCGTGCGTCGTGAGCAAGAAAGCATTAGCGCTCGCAGGAATCAAGGACGTGACAGAAAACCCTCCGGGGGGGACTATCGTGCGAAATGAGAAGGGAGAAGCGACTGGCTTACTCTTGGAAAATGCGATGGGTTTAGTCTATGGAGTCGTTCCGAAGCCCTCCGTTGCAGAAATGAAAAACGCTATTCGAAAAGCAGTAACGAGCATGCTGAGTTATGGAATTACATGCGCTTCGGATATGACGACAGGCAGCGTGAATATTAGCGATGAACTCCTGGCATATCAAAATGTTTTGGAAGAATTGCCAGCGCGCGCGCGACTTTATTTGGATTGGGATGTGATTTTCGATGACTTTCAAAGAGAATTCTTCAACCAGGATCAATTGCGAATCAACGATAAATTGCGAATTAATGGCGTGAAACTTTTTGCCGATGGTGCTATCGGAGCAAGAACGGCAGCTATGTCAGAACCTTATACGAACGGAGAAACAGGCTATCTCATTTATGAACAAGAAGAACTGAACGAAAAAGTGCGACGAGCAGACGAAGATGGCTTACAAATCGCAATTCATGCCATCGGAGATAGCGCTGTCGACGCCGTATTGAACGCATACGAAAAAACGAAAAATCCTTCCACGCATCGAATCGAACACGCAATGGTTCTTTCGCAAAAACAAATCGAGAAGATAAAAAAAATGAGAACAAAACTCGCAATGCAGCCGGAATTTTTGCTGCGTTTCAGAAACACCTATTTCAAAGCCTTAGGCGAAGAACGAGCTTCGAAAATCAAACCCATTCGCTCGCTATTGGAATCTGGCATTTCTGTTGGTTTTTCCAGCGACCGTCCCATTGTCAGCGGAGACCCTTGGTCGGGAATCGAAGCGGCGACCTCACGAGATGGCTTCGCCCCTGAAGAGAAAATCTCCCTCGAAACAGCGCTCCGAGCCTATACCTCGGGAGGAGCAGAGGTCAATGGCGAAATGGAATATGGAGGTTTAGAACCGGGGCAATACGCCGATTTCCAAGTTTATGAACGCTCTCCCCTGGAACAACCCGGACAGCCAAAAAGCGTTTATATATCGGGTGAGCGAATCTACGAAAGATAG
- the leuC gene encoding 3-isopropylmalate dehydratase large subunit, with amino-acid sequence MPKTLFEKIWNAHIVTVLPTREHLLYIDRHLIHEVTSPQAFDGLRERGIRVRRPDLTFATVDHNVPTDGRIIPEETLSGKQLIALAKNCEEFGIPLFGYLTEKQGIVHIIGPQFGLTLPGLTIVCGDSHTSTHGAFGALAFGIGTTEVEHVLATQTLRVPAKPKTLAIEVNGKLNLGVTAKDVILAIIQKLGAGGGTGYVAEYRGETIRNLPMSGRMTICNMSIEMGAKAGMIAPDEKTFEYIASEERTYAPKGEELERWMEKWKMLPTDEGAQFDKIVELDANNLVPKVSWGTNPAMTIDIDGVIPEPSTPSEERALMYMGLKPGIPIQELEVQNVFIGSCTNSRIEDLREAAQIVKGRKVASGVRAMVVPGSEAVRKQAEREGIAQIFRDAGFEWHHSGCSMCLGMNGDIVRPQHRCASTSNRPYEGRQGPGSRTHLMSPITAAATAITGKITDPRKFLEEAAA; translated from the coding sequence ATGCCGAAAACGTTATTCGAAAAAATCTGGAATGCGCATATCGTTACCGTTTTACCGACCCGAGAGCATTTACTTTACATAGACAGGCATTTGATTCACGAAGTAACTTCTCCTCAAGCGTTTGACGGATTGCGAGAAAGAGGAATTCGCGTGCGCCGCCCGGATTTGACCTTTGCAACAGTCGACCACAACGTTCCTACCGATGGAAGAATTATTCCTGAAGAAACCCTGAGTGGAAAACAACTCATCGCATTAGCGAAGAACTGCGAAGAATTCGGAATACCTTTATTCGGATATCTCACCGAAAAACAAGGAATCGTCCATATCATCGGGCCTCAATTCGGTCTTACACTGCCAGGTCTCACGATTGTTTGCGGTGATAGTCACACGAGTACACACGGTGCTTTCGGCGCGTTGGCATTCGGAATCGGCACTACAGAAGTCGAACACGTTTTAGCGACGCAGACGCTTCGAGTGCCTGCGAAACCGAAAACGCTTGCGATCGAAGTAAATGGAAAATTGAATCTCGGAGTAACCGCCAAAGATGTCATCTTGGCTATCATTCAAAAACTCGGGGCAGGGGGGGGAACGGGTTATGTCGCCGAATATCGCGGAGAAACCATTCGCAATTTGCCGATGAGTGGAAGAATGACGATTTGCAACATGAGCATCGAAATGGGAGCAAAAGCCGGAATGATTGCCCCCGATGAAAAGACCTTCGAATACATCGCTTCGGAAGAACGCACCTATGCGCCGAAAGGTGAAGAACTGGAAAGATGGATGGAAAAATGGAAAATGCTGCCGACCGACGAGGGCGCGCAATTCGACAAAATCGTCGAACTGGATGCAAATAATTTAGTTCCTAAAGTCTCTTGGGGGACAAACCCTGCAATGACAATAGACATCGATGGCGTGATTCCCGAACCTAGCACCCCCAGCGAAGAACGCGCTTTGATGTATATGGGATTGAAACCGGGAATACCGATACAAGAATTGGAAGTGCAAAACGTTTTCATTGGAAGTTGCACGAACAGTCGAATCGAGGATCTTCGCGAAGCGGCGCAAATCGTCAAGGGAAGGAAAGTCGCTTCTGGTGTTCGCGCAATGGTGGTTCCAGGCAGCGAAGCCGTTCGCAAACAAGCGGAAAGAGAGGGCATTGCCCAAATATTTCGAGATGCCGGTTTCGAATGGCATCATTCGGGATGCAGTATGTGTTTAGGCATGAACGGCGATATCGTTCGCCCACAGCATCGCTGTGCCAGCACGAGCAATCGTCCTTACGAAGGTCGTCAAGGACCCGGTTCACGCACGCATTTGATGTCGCCGATTACCGCGGCAGCAACCGCCATCACAGGAAAAATCACAGACCCGAGAAAATTTTTAGAAGAGGCAGCAGCATAA
- a CDS encoding histidine triad nucleotide-binding protein, which translates to MDCLFCKIIEGDVPSSKVFENESVYAFRDINPQAPVHVIVVPKKHVEGMHAVNEDNDLQSLMLACAEVARIEGLERNGYRLVINTGRDAGQTIFHLHVHVLGGRPMSWPPG; encoded by the coding sequence ATGGACTGTCTGTTTTGCAAAATTATCGAAGGGGATGTTCCTTCGTCGAAAGTTTTCGAGAACGAATCAGTTTATGCTTTTCGGGATATCAATCCTCAAGCGCCAGTTCATGTCATTGTCGTGCCGAAAAAGCATGTAGAGGGGATGCATGCAGTGAATGAAGACAACGATTTGCAGTCGCTTATGCTTGCATGCGCAGAGGTCGCTCGCATCGAGGGATTGGAACGCAATGGATATCGTTTAGTGATAAACACTGGCAGAGATGCAGGTCAGACGATATTTCATTTGCATGTTCATGTTTTAGGCGGTCGTCCGATGTCCTGGCCTCCCGGTTAA